In the genome of Mugil cephalus isolate CIBA_MC_2020 chromosome 21, CIBA_Mcephalus_1.1, whole genome shotgun sequence, one region contains:
- the knstrn gene encoding small kinetochore-associated protein: MATKIPRETKRTGHKLESKDTVAATQAANAGPKSDGVLKPTKENITRKIVAPKVHKGVSTRYGQQAELREQNQHLMVVNEELQKNLSETQQRVAELELQFSDLEKENADVQRNLKDCHVLLVSAKIDPVLGERVGDAARQNEEQRKEVMSVSTDLLNELKAFGDVASQQRARLEDIQMTMTDLIKAREHVAQERETFSLQAAEMEKALEEAEALLH; the protein is encoded by the exons ATGGCAACGAAAATCCCAAGAG aaacaaagagaaccGGTCATAAACTTGAATCCAAAGACACTGTAGCTGCGACCCAAGCAGCAAATGCAGGACCTAAATCAGATGGTGTCCTTAAAcccacaaaagaaaacataacaaG AAAAATCGTTGCACCTAAAGTTCACAAAGG GGTCTCCACCAGGTATGGGCAACAGGCTGAGCTCAGGGAGCAAAATCAGCATTTGATGGTTGTGaatgaggagctgcagaaaaaccTCTCAGAGACACAG caACGAGTAGCTGAGTTGGAGCTGCAGTTCAGTGACCTTGAAAAGGAGAATGCAGATGTTCAGAGAAACCTTAAGGACTGTCATGTTCTTCTAGTTTCTGCCAAAATAGATCCAG TTTTAGGAGAAAGAGTTGGTGACGCAGCGCGGCAAAATgaagaacagaggaaagaagTTATg agCGTTTCCACAGACCTGCTGAATGAATTAAAGGCCTTTGGTGATGTTGCATCGCAACAACGCGCTCGGCTTGAG GACATCCAAATGACCATGACGGACCTCATTAAAGCACGAGAGCACGTGGCACAGGAAAGGGAGACGTTTTCCCTGCAGGCGGCTGAAATGGAAAAAGCTCTGGAGGAAGCGGAAGCTCTCTTACACTAA